From a region of the Streptomyces sp. NBC_00663 genome:
- a CDS encoding thioesterase II family protein, which yields MSDERPVRLHCFAHSGGGVSVFDHWAENIGPGVEVVPVPAPGGPRHRSDTRTTATAYEALLADVLPRFTDPDPGPYVLYGHGLGAMVAFSVTRVLHEAGLPGPALLALAACPPPRMAPVLPDARTATDAELLDALSANGAVPPTSDEGIWLHAMLPVLRADLELAQSLEDAAATPSPAGPLTTPMLIVASQGNPLAPPTIADGWRQWTDGPSWLRTVPQHHFFARGRELPRLLGRACRVTGRLARESVPVG from the coding sequence ATGTCGGACGAACGGCCGGTGCGCCTGCACTGTTTCGCGCACTCCGGAGGAGGCGTCTCCGTCTTCGACCACTGGGCGGAGAACATCGGCCCCGGAGTGGAGGTGGTCCCGGTCCCCGCGCCGGGCGGACCACGCCATCGATCCGACACCCGTACGACCGCGACCGCCTACGAGGCCCTGCTCGCCGACGTGCTGCCCCGGTTCACCGACCCGGACCCCGGCCCGTACGTCCTCTACGGACACGGCCTCGGCGCGATGGTCGCCTTCAGCGTGACCCGCGTCCTGCACGAGGCGGGCCTGCCCGGCCCGGCGCTGCTCGCCCTCGCCGCCTGCCCGCCGCCCCGCATGGCCCCCGTACTGCCGGACGCCCGCACCGCGACGGACGCCGAGCTGCTCGACGCCCTGAGCGCCAACGGTGCCGTGCCGCCCACCAGCGACGAGGGCATCTGGCTGCACGCGATGCTGCCGGTGCTCCGCGCCGACCTGGAGCTCGCCCAGTCCCTCGAGGACGCGGCCGCCACACCCTCTCCGGCCGGGCCGCTCACCACCCCGATGCTGATCGTCGCCTCGCAGGGCAACCCGCTGGCGCCGCCCACGATCGCGGACGGCTGGCGGCAGTGGACCGACGGACCCTCCTGGCTCCGCACCGTCCCCCAGCACCACTTCTTCGCGCGCGGCCGTGAACTGCCCCGCCTGCTGGGCCGTGCCTGCCGGGTCACCGGCCGCCTCGCCCGGGAGAGCGTGCCGGTCGGCTGA